CTGAGCCTGGCGGCCGCAGCGAGCGCCACCGCGTCCGCCGCCTCATTCCCCCAAGATGCTCGCGCCGACTTCATGAGCCGCTGCCGCGAGCGCGCCCTGGCGCAGAATCCTGGCGTCGACTGGGCCGACTCCTACTGCGCCGAAACCTGGCCGGCAGTGACGCGCTCCAATCCCCTGGTCGACGCCATCCTGGCCCCGTTCGTCGAGGGAACGCCCGCCGCGCTGGATCCCGCCGACGTGAAGGCGCGGACCACCGCCGTGCGCTGGCTGCCCGCCCGCCCTGGCGCCCAGGCGTTCGAAGGCGCGATCGGACCGGTGAAGGCCGTGGCGCGTCGCGCACCGGGCGCTGTGCTGGAGTTGAGCTGGACCGCCGTCGGCGAACCCGTGCCCTATGAGGTCGTGGAGGCCTTGCGGACGCGCGGCGCTGTCGTCGTCCCGGTCGGGTGCTACGCCTTCGGCGCCGGCGAATCCAACACCGTCTACAGCGTCGAGGCGGCGGGACACGTCCCCTTCGCCATGACCGTCTATCGACGCGAGGCGCCGACAGGCGCCGCTTGGTCCACCCTGACGATCACGGCGGACGCGGAACGACGCATCCCGACGCTCGACGGCCTCAGGGCCGCCGAGCCCGATTCAGATTGGTCTGCGGACTGCAGCTAGGGATCAGCCCGCGTATTTGGCTGCGTCTTCGTCCGAGATGTTCTCGTTGGAATAGACCTGCTGCACGTCGTCCTCGGCGTCCAGCGCGTCCAGAAGCTTGAACAGGACGCCCACGGAGTCGCCCGCCAGGTCGATTTCCGATTGCGGCTTCCAGACGATGGAGGTCGATTTGGGGTCGCCCAGAACCTTGGACATGGCCTCCGCGACCTCGTTCAGGTCCTCGAAGGCGGTCCAGATGGTGTGGCCCGGCGCGTCCTCATAGATGTCCGGCTTGACCAGGTCGCTCTCGACATCCTGGGCGCCGGCCTCGATGGCGGCTTCCATGACGGCGTCCTCGGTGCCCGCTTCAGCGGGGTAATGGATCTTGCCCACCCGGTCCCACATGAAGGTGACCGAGCCGCTCTCGCCCAACGCCCCGCCGTTCTTGGCGAAGGCCGAGCGCACGCCCGAAGCGGCGCGGTTGCGGTTGTCGGTCAGGACTTCGACGATGACCTGGACGCCGCCGGGGCCGCGGCCCTCGTAGCGGATCTCCTCCATCGCATCGACTTCGCCGCCCGAGGCCTTCTTGATGGCGCGCTCGATGTTGTCCTTCGGCATCGATTCGGCCTTGGCGTTGTTCACCGCCAGGCGCAGCCGGGGGTTCATCGCCGGGTCGGGCATGCCCGACTTGGCCGCCACGGTGATTTCCCGTGACAGGCGCGAAAAGAGCTTGGAGCGCACGGCATCGGCGCGCCCCTTGCGGTGCATAATGTTCTTGAATTTCGAATGGCCGGCCATGGTCTCACCCGACAGGAATTTGTAAGTTGGGGCAGGTCCTTTAATGGACAGGCTCCCTTCTGTCACCTGAGGGGAACCGCCGAACCGCGCCGGGGATTAAGCGCGGGCATGATTGGGAGACGCCGATGGCCGCCGCTGACGACACCTATCTGGACGACGCCTATGACGAAGGCATCGACCACGCCCATGCCGGCGAGATCGTACAATGGTACGCAAAGCGCCCGGTGACGGTCTCCACCGCCGCCGCCACCAGCTCCCTGGTCGGCGCCTTCGCCCTGGGGGTTCTGACCACCATCGGCGCCCTGGCCGTCATGCGTCTGTACGACCGGGACTAAGGCTCAGATTTCTTCGTCCCCGTCTCGGGGCGGGTGGCTGAGGCCGTCAGGTCGAAGCGGGGTGGGGGCGGCTTGGTGATGAGGGCGCGCGACTGAATAGCCAAGCCCTCCCCACCCGGTCTCCGCTTCGCTGCGACCACCCTCCCCGGGACGGGGAGGGAGAAAGGCGGCGCTTGTTTTATTTCCCCATCAGGGCCTCGACTTCAGCGCGGTCGCCCAGCGACGGCTGCGCGCCCGGTCGGGTCGCCGCCAGCGCCCCGGCCGCACAGGCGAAATGCAGCGCGTCGTTCGGCGTCATGCCCTCCAGCAGCGCGACCGTGATCGCTCCGACAAAGGCGTCGCCCGCCCCTACCGCATCGACAGCCTTGATGCGCGGCGGCGTGGCCCAGGCCATCTCGACCCCGCGTCGATACATGACCGCCCCGCGCGCGCCTTTGGTCACCACCACCATGCCCCCGCCGACGTGCAGGGCGTCGCCGTAGAAGGCGGCCTCCGTCTCATTGACCACCAGCAGGTCGGCCCGGCGCAGCAGCGCCTCCGACACCGGCGCGGCCGGCGCCAGGTTGACGCAGACGAAGTCCGTCGCCCGCCCGACCGCCGCCTCGACCGTCTCGATCGGCAGCTCAAGCTGGGCGATCAGCGGGCATTCGATGCGCGCAGGCAGTTGTTCCGGCGTGGCGAAGTGGTTGGCGCCGGCGGCCACGGTGATCTGGTTCTCGCCGGTCGGATCGACGGTGATCAGCGCCACCCCGGTGGGGGCCGCAATGTCCGTCTCCACCCCCGACAGGTCGACGCCATGCGCCAGCACCAGGGCGACCGCCGCGCCGGACATCTCGTCATCGCCCACGCGTCCGATCAGCCTGACCTCCGCGCCCAGCCGGCGCGCCGCCAGCGCCTGATTGGCGCCCTTGCCGCCGGGATGGCGGGACAGGCTGGCTCCCGTCACCGTCTCGCCCGGCGCGGGCAGAGACGGCGCGGCCGCCACGAAGTCCAGATTGATCGAGCCGACGACGGTGATCCTCATGCGCCTTCTCCCAAACGCTGCTTGATCAGGGCGAAGATTCCGGCCGCATCGGCCTTGGTCGCCCAGAAGTGGTTGGCGTTCGCCGCCTCGACGCGGAACTCGACCGCCGTGTGGCCGCGGGTCAGCTCGCTTTCGGTCTCCACCGCGATTCGGCAGGGGGCCAGTTCGAACAGCTCCGGCTTCAGCAGCCAGGCCACCGTGCAGGGGTCATGCAGAGGCCCGGCGTCCCAGCCGACGATCTGACGCTCCACCCGCTGGGAGAAGCGCAGCATGGCCGCAGCCGTCCTCGCCGAGGCCGTGGGCAGGGCCTCTATGGCCGCGATCCGTTCCTCCGTCGCGCGCACCTGGTGGGTGGCGTCCAGCCCCATGACGATCATGCGGCAGCCGGAGGCGAAGACCTCGGCCGCCGCGTCCGGGTCGGCCCAGATGTTGAACTCGGCCGAGGCGGTGATGTTGCCGCCCTCGGCGCGCGCCCCGCCCATGGCCACCACCGGTCCCAGATGCGCCGCCAGCGCCGGTTCGGCCTGCATGGCCAGCGCCAGATTGGTCATCGGCCCCATGACCGCCACGGCCACGGAGCCCGCCGGACGCGCCATCACCTGCTGCACGATGGCGCCCGCCGCCGTCCCCTCGGCGACCGGGGCCACGGGTTCGAACGGCGTCAGGTCGCCGAGCCCCTCAGCTCCATGAAACTCGCCCGCCCCGGCCGGGGCGCGGCGCAGGGGCCGTTCGGCGCCGGCATAGACCGGCACGTCCTCGCGCCCGGCGATCTGGCGCAGGATCCGGGCGTTGCGGGCGGTCTTGGCGGCGCTGACGTTGCCGCCGACCGTGGTCACGGCCAGCAGGTCGAGGTCAGGCGAGGCGAAGGCGGTCAGCAACCCGGTGGCGTCGTCCACGCCCGGGTCGCAATCAATGATCAGGCTCTGTTTCACCGGCCTGATGTGCCGCCTGCCGCGGCGCGAATCAATCGCGCTTCGCCTGAGATCAGTCTTCGCCGACCATCGAGGTCCAGGGATCGACGCGTCCAGCCTCGACCTCGGCGACCTTGACGGCGGGCCAGCCGATGCTGCTGCTGGCCGACACGCGCCAGGCGGCCGACACGAAGTCGCGCAGTTCCGACGCGCCCGCCGCCAGCCGCTCGGTGACGAAGACCGCGCCGCGCGGGTCCGTGTCCTTGAACGCGCCCGCCTTTTCCATGCGATAGAAGGGGATGACCGTCGCCAGGGTGGCGTTCAGGTGCGAGGCCGTGCGGGCCCGCACGTCGAAGCCTTCGATGCTCATCGGGATCATGGCCGCCTCAACCGCATCCTGACGCAGGGTTCGGCTGGTGAAGGCGCCTTCAAAGTCGCCGTGGGTGCTGCGCGAGGTGGTGAAACGCTCCGGATTGGTCTCGCCGGCCCAGCCGTTGAAGTGGATGGTCGTGTGGTGCGGCTGGGCCGCGTCGCCGACGAAGTGGCTCAACACCCCGATGTCGCGCAGGATCAACTGCTCGCGGCGCTGACGGTCGGCGCGGTACCAGGCCTGTTTGGCCAGGTCCGGCTCGCGCGCCTCGGCGGCGCTCAGCACGCGCCAATAGGCGAAGTCGCGCTCCAGGTTCTGCCAGGCGTCCATGATGGCGTAGGGCAGATAGCCCGCCTTATCCACGTCCAGACCGGCGCGGATCAGGGCGGCGTCGTATTCCGATTTCAGGCGCGGCAGATCGGCCATGGTCATACCGCGCGCGTCCATCACCCGGCCCTGATCGTCCATGTCGACGAAATGGGCGGTGTCGCGCTCGCGGTCGTGGGGCTGGCCGGCGCCCTTCCAGCGATCCGGCTCGCGCGAATATTCGCCGACGTCGGCGGCGGCCCCGGCCGTGCGCAGGAAGGCGGGCAGATCGCCCGGCAGGTGGCGCATCGCCGCCACGCCGATCACCCGATGGCCCGAACTGCCCCACGCCTCGACCTGAACGGCGGGCGCCGCGACCAGCATCAGGGCGGCGGCGGAAATCATCAGTCGTTTGACTTGTCGGTTCATGGGGCGACGCCATCGGAAATTTCAGAAGGGGAAACGACGGCTTATCCCATTCCCGCGCCCGCCTCTACCCGCCCCGGGCGACAGCCGAAGCGCCCATCACGCCGCCGTTATCTTGTCGTTATCGCCAGCTTTTCTTGCCAATAAAGTGTTAGCGAGAACGATCAAGTCGTTAACGACGCAGACGCTCGTCAAAGTATAGAACTTAAATCGGGTCAATACTGATATGATATAGTCATGATAGTCTGAGACCGACCGGCGATAGACTAGCCCCATTTGCGCCTTATCCACTATCGATACAGCCACTGATCTCATTCGCCGCAATTGCGCCGTAATTGGCCGTCAAAAACCGCCGTGCCGGAGCGTGTCGGGACCGGTGCTGCGTGAAGTTTGAACGATGTTGAGCACGGCCGCCGCGCTTGCCATGTTGTGGACCATGGCCTTCTCCGGGTCCGGAGAGCCTGTCCCGTACGAAACCGCCGTCGTCCGCGACGCCGCAATCGTAGAAGCCGCCGCGACGGCCCCTGGTTCCATCAAACCCGTCGAAACGGCGGATTTGTCGGCCGAACAGCTTGAGCTGATGGCCGGCGATCCCGACTGGCGCGCCTCGGCCCGCCTCTATCACGCCGGCGGCGGCGGAGCGACGGGCAACGATTCCCTGGGCTGCCGACCGATTCCGATGCGCACGGTCGCGGTCGACCCGCGCGTCATCCCGCGCCGCACCAAGCTGTTCATCCGCGAGACCGTGGGTCTGCGCATGAGCGACGGCA
Above is a window of Brevundimonas naejangsanensis DNA encoding:
- a CDS encoding 3D domain-containing protein, whose amino-acid sequence is MLSTAAALAMLWTMAFSGSGEPVPYETAVVRDAAIVEAAATAPGSIKPVETADLSAEQLELMAGDPDWRASARLYHAGGGGATGNDSLGCRPIPMRTVAVDPRVIPRRTKLFIRETVGLRMSDGTVHDGYWYASDTGGAIKGAKVDLYTGHGRGSMQQARTLNMKTLTIADAGDFDGCPPAWETASN
- a CDS encoding YebC/PmpR family DNA-binding transcriptional regulator; its protein translation is MAGHSKFKNIMHRKGRADAVRSKLFSRLSREITVAAKSGMPDPAMNPRLRLAVNNAKAESMPKDNIERAIKKASGGEVDAMEEIRYEGRGPGGVQVIVEVLTDNRNRAASGVRSAFAKNGGALGESGSVTFMWDRVGKIHYPAEAGTEDAVMEAAIEAGAQDVESDLVKPDIYEDAPGHTIWTAFEDLNEVAEAMSKVLGDPKSTSIVWKPQSEIDLAGDSVGVLFKLLDALDAEDDVQQVYSNENISDEDAAKYAG
- a CDS encoding ribokinase, translating into MRITVVGSINLDFVAAAPSLPAPGETVTGASLSRHPGGKGANQALAARRLGAEVRLIGRVGDDEMSGAAVALVLAHGVDLSGVETDIAAPTGVALITVDPTGENQITVAAGANHFATPEQLPARIECPLIAQLELPIETVEAAVGRATDFVCVNLAPAAPVSEALLRRADLLVVNETEAAFYGDALHVGGGMVVVTKGARGAVMYRRGVEMAWATPPRIKAVDAVGAGDAFVGAITVALLEGMTPNDALHFACAAGALAATRPGAQPSLGDRAEVEALMGK
- a CDS encoding nucleoside hydrolase is translated as MKQSLIIDCDPGVDDATGLLTAFASPDLDLLAVTTVGGNVSAAKTARNARILRQIAGREDVPVYAGAERPLRRAPAGAGEFHGAEGLGDLTPFEPVAPVAEGTAAGAIVQQVMARPAGSVAVAVMGPMTNLALAMQAEPALAAHLGPVVAMGGARAEGGNITASAEFNIWADPDAAAEVFASGCRMIVMGLDATHQVRATEERIAAIEALPTASARTAAAMLRFSQRVERQIVGWDAGPLHDPCTVAWLLKPELFELAPCRIAVETESELTRGHTAVEFRVEAANANHFWATKADAAGIFALIKQRLGEGA
- a CDS encoding S1/P1 Nuclease; its protein translation is MNRQVKRLMISAAALMLVAAPAVQVEAWGSSGHRVIGVAAMRHLPGDLPAFLRTAGAAADVGEYSREPDRWKGAGQPHDRERDTAHFVDMDDQGRVMDARGMTMADLPRLKSEYDAALIRAGLDVDKAGYLPYAIMDAWQNLERDFAYWRVLSAAEAREPDLAKQAWYRADRQRREQLILRDIGVLSHFVGDAAQPHHTTIHFNGWAGETNPERFTTSRSTHGDFEGAFTSRTLRQDAVEAAMIPMSIEGFDVRARTASHLNATLATVIPFYRMEKAGAFKDTDPRGAVFVTERLAAGASELRDFVSAAWRVSASSSIGWPAVKVAEVEAGRVDPWTSMVGED